The Xanthomonas sp. DAR 34887 genome has a segment encoding these proteins:
- the coxB gene encoding cytochrome c oxidase subunit II, with protein MTARAVRLLPLVALLAGCAGNGVQSSLQAAADQSRAIDQVWTLMLWVCSAIYVAVIAALAWAIWRRRRAAQREGRTHDPLLARALAAWVVLVVGLLSWFVAASFLADRRLHGGHADLEIRVTAKQWWWQVEYLSPQPDQQFSTANELRLPRDRTAHIELRSGDVIHSFWVPALSGKEDLIPGYSNAVWITPRRAGRYRGQCAEFCGLQHAQMALDVEVLDAAGFAAWRARQLAPAPAPHAGSAQRGAQLFLGSACASCHAVRGTTAASRLGPDLTHLASRRTLGAGALPMRREALRDWLADPQHAKPGNQMPQVPLDPRDRELLLDYLMGLQ; from the coding sequence ATGACCGCCCGCGCCGTCCGCCTGCTGCCGCTCGTGGCGTTGCTGGCCGGCTGCGCCGGCAACGGCGTGCAGTCCTCGCTGCAGGCGGCGGCCGACCAGTCGCGCGCGATCGACCAGGTGTGGACGCTGATGCTGTGGGTCTGCAGTGCCATCTACGTAGCGGTGATCGCAGCGTTGGCATGGGCGATCTGGCGCCGGCGCCGCGCCGCGCAACGGGAGGGGCGTACGCACGATCCGCTGCTGGCGCGGGCGCTGGCGGCCTGGGTGGTGCTGGTGGTGGGCCTGCTCAGCTGGTTCGTCGCGGCCAGCTTCCTTGCCGACCGGCGCCTGCACGGTGGCCACGCCGACCTAGAGATCCGCGTCACCGCCAAGCAGTGGTGGTGGCAGGTCGAGTATCTGTCGCCGCAGCCGGATCAGCAGTTCAGCACCGCCAACGAACTGCGCCTGCCGCGCGATCGCACCGCGCACATCGAACTGCGTTCGGGCGACGTGATCCACAGCTTCTGGGTGCCCGCGCTGAGCGGCAAGGAAGACCTGATTCCGGGCTACAGCAACGCGGTATGGATCACTCCGCGCCGGGCCGGGCGCTACCGTGGCCAATGCGCCGAATTCTGCGGCCTGCAGCACGCGCAGATGGCGCTGGACGTGGAAGTGCTGGACGCGGCCGGCTTCGCCGCCTGGCGCGCGCGGCAGCTGGCGCCGGCGCCTGCGCCGCACGCGGGATCCGCGCAGCGCGGCGCCCAGCTGTTCCTGGGCAGCGCGTGCGCGTCCTGCCATGCCGTGCGCGGCACCACCGCCGCGAGCCGGCTCGGCCCGGACCTGACTCATCTGGCCAGCCGCCGCACGCTCGGCGCCGGCGCGCTGCCGATGCGGCGCGAGGCGCTGCGCGACTGGCTGGCCGATCCGCAGCACGCCAAGCCCGGCAACCAGATGCCGCAAGTGCCGCTGGACCCGCGCGACCGCGAGCTGCTGCTCGACTACCTGATGGGGTTGCAATGA
- a CDS encoding YciI family protein — MIASILSFQEVPMLYIITLTYVRPIEEVNAHLQAHRQWLADHCSSGRILVAGPREDHSGGVVLAHGASRAEVDAMLAQYPFVSHGLVGVSVETFEPALRADAFSATWAAHAKAIAA, encoded by the coding sequence GTGATCGCCTCCATTCTTTCATTCCAAGAGGTTCCCATGCTCTACATCATCACGTTGACGTACGTCCGGCCGATCGAAGAGGTGAACGCGCATCTGCAGGCGCACCGGCAGTGGCTGGCCGATCACTGCAGTAGCGGCCGCATCCTGGTCGCCGGCCCACGCGAGGACCATAGCGGCGGCGTCGTGCTGGCGCATGGCGCCAGCCGCGCGGAGGTGGACGCGATGCTTGCGCAGTATCCGTTCGTGAGCCATGGCCTGGTCGGCGTCTCGGTCGAGACTTTCGAACCGGCGCTGCGCGCGGACGCCTTTTCCGCGACATGGGCCGCGCATGCCAAGGCGATCGCCGCCTGA
- a CDS encoding cytochrome c oxidase assembly protein — MRIAAAAGTAFAFAAQAHAPPGADTLPWTFDPWIVLPLSLSLSLYAIGHWRLSRRSLRSAAARRRAWAFASGWLLLAAALVTPLHAAGERSFAAHMLEHEVLMLAAAPLLVLSRPLGVWLWAFPRPARRWLARCGQRRTLLVLWRAATAPLLATVVQAAVLWLWHAPPAFDLALAQRGWHVVQHVCFLLSALLFWWAMLQGRARRIGVAVGCLFFTSLVSGALGALMAFSRGLWYAGYSALGLDAFGLSPAEDQQLAGLLMWVPGGLVHAAAGIALLARGLAGGDAAQAPT; from the coding sequence ATGCGCATCGCCGCTGCGGCCGGCACGGCATTCGCGTTCGCGGCGCAGGCGCATGCGCCGCCAGGGGCCGACACGCTGCCATGGACGTTCGATCCGTGGATCGTGCTGCCGTTGTCGCTGAGCCTGTCGCTGTACGCGATCGGCCATTGGCGGCTATCGCGGCGCAGCCTGCGCAGCGCGGCAGCGCGGCGCCGTGCCTGGGCGTTCGCCAGCGGTTGGCTGCTGTTGGCGGCCGCGCTGGTGACGCCGCTGCATGCGGCCGGCGAGCGCTCGTTCGCCGCGCACATGCTCGAACACGAGGTGCTGATGCTGGCGGCGGCGCCGCTGCTGGTGCTGTCGCGCCCGCTGGGCGTGTGGCTGTGGGCGTTCCCGCGGCCCGCGCGGCGCTGGCTGGCGCGCTGCGGGCAGCGGCGCACGCTCTTGGTGTTGTGGCGCGCGGCCACCGCGCCGCTGCTGGCCACCGTGGTGCAGGCGGCGGTGCTGTGGCTGTGGCACGCGCCGCCGGCATTCGACCTGGCACTGGCGCAGCGAGGCTGGCATGTGGTGCAGCACGTGTGCTTCCTGCTGTCGGCGCTGCTGTTCTGGTGGGCGATGTTGCAGGGCAGGGCGCGGCGCATCGGTGTCGCGGTCGGCTGCCTGTTCTTCACCTCGCTGGTCAGCGGCGCGCTGGGCGCGTTGATGGCGTTCTCGCGCGGGCTCTGGTATGCCGGCTACAGCGCGCTGGGGCTGGATGCGTTCGGGCTCAGCCCGGCAGAGGACCAGCAGCTGGCCGGCCTGCTGATGTGGGTGCCGGGCGGCCTGGTCCACGCGGCTGCCGGCATCGCGCTGCTGGCGCGCGGGCTGGCCGGCGGCGATGCGGCGCAGGCGCCGACGTGA
- a CDS encoding LysR family transcriptional regulator yields the protein MDDLNDFALFAAVVVHGNFSAAGRALGFPKSKVSRRIGELERRLGVRLLQRSTRAVALTEVGAEFFKHCDSITRSVKSALEVAERATQRPSGRIRVSCPVGVAYLFLSSLLPRFLAAEPDVQIELELTSRRVDVIAEGFDIALRVRSTLEDSDLVVRNFGDSQQLLVASAAFLANHGPFPSLESLQGVAGAGPKGTHGQPPRWKLSAADGTVASIDYRAVLVTDDIHLLYDAALAGLGVAQLPIDLCQDAIDAGRLVALLPEHRLAAHRLHAVYPSRRGMVPAVRAFIDYLTLELPSAMVSAGQYRAQIEPNATPGAAAKA from the coding sequence ATGGACGACCTGAATGACTTCGCCCTGTTCGCCGCGGTGGTCGTGCATGGCAACTTTTCCGCCGCCGGACGCGCCCTGGGCTTCCCCAAGTCCAAGGTCAGCAGGCGCATCGGCGAACTGGAACGGCGGCTCGGCGTACGCCTGCTGCAGCGCTCCACGCGCGCGGTGGCCTTGACCGAAGTGGGCGCGGAGTTCTTCAAGCATTGCGACAGCATCACCCGCTCGGTGAAGTCCGCACTGGAGGTCGCCGAACGCGCGACCCAGCGCCCGTCCGGACGCATCCGGGTCAGTTGCCCTGTGGGCGTTGCGTACCTCTTCCTGTCCTCGCTGCTGCCCCGCTTCCTTGCCGCCGAACCGGACGTGCAGATCGAGCTGGAACTGACCAGCCGCCGTGTCGACGTGATCGCGGAAGGATTCGACATCGCGCTGCGCGTGCGCTCCACCCTGGAAGATTCCGATCTGGTGGTGCGCAACTTCGGCGACAGCCAGCAACTGCTGGTGGCCAGCGCCGCATTTCTCGCCAACCACGGCCCCTTTCCCAGCCTGGAATCGCTGCAAGGCGTGGCCGGTGCCGGCCCGAAAGGCACGCACGGGCAGCCGCCCCGATGGAAACTCAGCGCCGCCGACGGCACGGTCGCGTCCATCGACTATCGCGCCGTCCTGGTCACCGACGACATCCACCTTCTCTACGACGCGGCGCTGGCCGGCCTGGGCGTGGCACAGCTCCCCATCGATCTGTGCCAGGACGCGATCGACGCAGGGCGCCTGGTCGCCCTGCTGCCGGAACACCGGCTCGCAGCGCACCGCTTGCATGCCGTCTATCCCTCGCGCCGGGGCATGGTCCCGGCGGTACGCGCGTTCATCGACTATCTAACGCTCGAACTGCCCAGCGCCATGGTGTCCGCCGGCCAGTACCGGGCGCAGATCGAGCCGAACGCAACGCCGGGAGCGGCGGCCAAGGCATAA
- a CDS encoding FMN-dependent NADH-azoreductase translates to MRILHLDSSILASASASRALSACVAEQLRAAVPAARIVYRDLVAEPIAHLSGPIAAGFRPLGHEGFDADTVREHVLSETLVGELLASDVVVIGAPMYNFSVSSQLKAWIDRVVQPGRTFKYTPTGPIGLAGDKRVIVVSTRGGVYTEGPMAALDFQERYLTATFGFMGIGDVHFVRAESLSKGPEASARSLQLAQAAIGDAVRAALRK, encoded by the coding sequence ATGCGCATCCTGCATCTCGATTCCAGCATCCTCGCCTCCGCCTCGGCGTCCCGCGCGTTGAGCGCGTGTGTCGCGGAGCAACTGCGCGCCGCGGTTCCGGCCGCACGGATCGTCTACCGCGACCTGGTCGCCGAGCCGATCGCGCATCTGTCCGGCCCCATCGCCGCCGGATTCCGCCCGCTCGGGCACGAAGGCTTCGATGCCGACACGGTGCGCGAACACGTCCTGTCCGAGACACTGGTCGGCGAATTGCTGGCCAGCGACGTCGTGGTGATCGGGGCGCCGATGTACAACTTCTCGGTGTCCAGCCAGCTCAAGGCCTGGATCGATCGCGTCGTGCAGCCTGGCCGCACGTTCAAGTACACGCCGACCGGCCCGATCGGCCTGGCCGGCGACAAGCGCGTCATCGTCGTGTCCACGCGTGGCGGTGTGTATACCGAGGGGCCGATGGCCGCGCTCGATTTCCAGGAGCGCTACCTCACGGCCACGTTCGGCTTCATGGGCATCGGCGACGTGCACTTCGTGCGCGCGGAAAGCCTGTCCAAGGGGCCGGAGGCCAGCGCGCGCTCCCTGCAACTGGCGCAGGCCGCGATCGGCGATGCGGTGCGCGCGGCGCTGCGCAAGTGA
- a CDS encoding FAD-dependent oxidoreductase, with translation MSSARTLPVWSLGSDPTARFARPPTAAQDVIVIGAGVAGLTTALLCAQRGRQVLVIDRGGIGQGESLRTTAHLASALDDRYYALAELHGEHGARMAAASHAEAIDWIEDFVAATPERCGFRRVPGYLFAHDGNPDRLRKEADAAAAAGLGVAFLDGGIPGLPQLGAALRFDDQARIDMGRFLDALADAALAQGVRFCLGEATAVDGGAQARVTLATGQVLHANAAVIASNVPFHERVAIHTKQAPYRSYVVAGPIADGALPDALIWDDGDPYHYVRLTEDREHGGMLAIIGGEDHKTGQSDDPQAYVRLQHWADTLLPGVTRYTHGWSGQVLEPSDGLAYIGADPGGEDNVFVVTGDSGNGVTHGVIAGLLLSDLLEGRDNSWHALYDPRRKPLRGGSEWLRENANVAVQYRDWIAPGQASGVDELARGEGAVLRRGVHRVAVYRNGEGALHAFNARCPHMGCAVRWSPQEKSWDCPCHGSRFAADSGAVLNGPASEALAPFPWPQNA, from the coding sequence ATGTCCAGCGCACGCACCCTGCCCGTCTGGTCGCTCGGCAGCGACCCCACCGCACGCTTCGCACGGCCGCCGACCGCGGCCCAGGACGTGATCGTCATCGGCGCCGGCGTGGCCGGCTTGACCACCGCATTGCTGTGCGCGCAGCGCGGGCGCCAGGTGCTGGTGATCGACCGTGGCGGCATCGGCCAAGGCGAATCGCTGCGCACCACCGCGCATCTCGCGTCGGCGCTGGACGATCGCTATTACGCGCTGGCCGAATTGCACGGCGAACACGGCGCGCGCATGGCCGCCGCCAGCCACGCCGAGGCGATCGACTGGATCGAGGATTTCGTCGCCGCCACGCCCGAACGCTGCGGCTTCCGCCGCGTGCCCGGCTACCTGTTCGCGCACGACGGCAACCCCGACCGCCTGCGCAAGGAAGCCGACGCCGCAGCCGCCGCAGGCCTGGGCGTGGCGTTTCTGGACGGCGGCATCCCTGGACTGCCGCAACTCGGCGCCGCATTGCGTTTCGACGACCAGGCGCGCATCGACATGGGCCGCTTCCTGGACGCGCTGGCCGACGCCGCGCTAGCGCAGGGCGTGCGCTTCTGCCTGGGCGAGGCGACCGCCGTGGACGGTGGCGCGCAAGCGCGCGTTACCCTGGCCACCGGACAGGTGCTGCACGCCAACGCCGCGGTGATCGCCAGCAACGTGCCGTTCCACGAGCGCGTGGCCATCCACACCAAGCAGGCGCCGTACCGCAGCTACGTCGTCGCCGGACCGATCGCCGACGGTGCCCTGCCCGATGCGCTGATCTGGGACGACGGCGATCCCTACCACTACGTGCGCCTGACCGAGGACCGCGAACACGGCGGCATGCTCGCCATCATCGGCGGCGAGGACCACAAGACCGGCCAGAGCGACGATCCGCAGGCCTACGTGCGTCTGCAGCATTGGGCCGACACGCTGCTGCCCGGCGTCACCCGCTATACCCATGGCTGGTCCGGGCAGGTGCTGGAACCGAGCGATGGGCTGGCCTACATCGGTGCCGATCCGGGCGGCGAGGACAACGTGTTCGTCGTCACCGGCGATTCCGGCAACGGCGTCACCCACGGCGTGATCGCCGGGCTACTGCTCTCCGATCTGCTGGAAGGCCGCGACAACTCATGGCACGCGCTCTACGACCCGCGCCGCAAGCCGCTGCGCGGCGGCAGCGAGTGGCTGCGCGAGAACGCCAACGTCGCCGTGCAATACCGCGACTGGATCGCGCCCGGCCAGGCGTCGGGCGTGGACGAACTGGCACGCGGCGAAGGCGCGGTGCTGCGCCGCGGCGTGCACCGGGTGGCGGTCTATCGCAACGGCGAAGGCGCGTTGCATGCGTTCAATGCACGCTGCCCGCACATGGGCTGCGCGGTGCGCTGGAGCCCGCAGGAGAAGTCGTGGGATTGCCCCTGCCATGGCTCGCGTTTCGCCGCCGACAGCGGCGCGGTGCTCAATGGACCAGCCAGCGAAGCGCTGGCGCCGTTCCCGTGGCCACAGAACGCATGA
- a CDS encoding methanol/ethanol family PQQ-dependent dehydrogenase has translation MVAALFSATLHAQGDGDWPMPSLDYANTRFSPLQSISTGNVAQLRVEFTFSTGINRGQEAAPIVVGDTMYVVTPYPNVVFALDLSKPGAPLKWKYQPPQLPAAQGVACCDVVNRGGVYWRGKLIFNTLDGRTLALDAASGALLWERKLADINLGETLTMAPLVVKDKVLVGNSGGEFGVRGWLAALDAQTGKLLWRAYSTGPDSDVLIGPGFRPHYASDRGKDLGVRSWPSDAWRLGGGTVWGWISYDPELDLIFYGTGNPGPWNAEQRPGDNKWTAGVFARDPDDGQARWFYQFSPHDLFDYDAINESLLLELSIAGKPRKVLVRPERNGFVYVLDRASGEVLSADAFGPVTAIDRIDLRSGRPHYVADRQPRNGKAVRQVCPASTGMKDWNPSAFSPRTGLVYIPHNNLCMDWLASEVNYIAGTPYLGAESRMYAGPGGNRGAFTAWDPQARRIAWQVKEDLPVWSGALATAGDLVFYGTMDGWFKAVDARSGKTLWQFKTDSGIIGQPVSYRGPDGRQYVAVLSGVGGWAGAIVVNNLDPRDATAGGGWASAVGDLKQRSNAGGTLYVFALPR, from the coding sequence GTGGTGGCGGCACTCTTCAGTGCGACGCTCCACGCGCAGGGTGACGGCGACTGGCCGATGCCGTCGCTGGACTACGCCAATACCCGCTTCAGCCCCTTGCAATCGATCAGCACCGGCAACGTGGCGCAATTGCGGGTCGAGTTCACCTTCTCCACCGGGATCAACCGCGGTCAGGAAGCGGCGCCCATCGTGGTCGGCGACACCATGTACGTGGTCACGCCGTACCCGAACGTGGTGTTCGCACTGGACCTGAGCAAGCCCGGCGCGCCGCTGAAATGGAAGTACCAGCCGCCGCAGTTGCCGGCGGCGCAGGGCGTGGCCTGCTGCGACGTGGTCAATCGCGGCGGCGTGTACTGGCGCGGCAAGCTGATCTTCAACACGCTCGACGGACGCACGCTGGCGCTGGACGCGGCGTCCGGCGCGCTGCTGTGGGAGCGCAAGCTCGCCGACATCAACCTCGGCGAGACCCTGACCATGGCCCCGCTGGTGGTCAAGGACAAGGTGCTGGTCGGCAATTCCGGCGGCGAATTCGGCGTGCGCGGTTGGCTGGCGGCGCTGGACGCGCAGACCGGCAAGCTGCTGTGGAGGGCGTACAGCACCGGACCCGACAGCGACGTGCTGATCGGCCCCGGGTTCCGCCCGCACTATGCCAGCGATCGCGGCAAGGACCTGGGCGTGCGCAGCTGGCCCAGCGACGCCTGGCGGCTCGGCGGCGGCACCGTGTGGGGCTGGATTTCCTACGATCCGGAACTGGACCTGATCTTCTATGGCACCGGCAACCCTGGTCCATGGAATGCCGAACAGCGGCCAGGCGACAACAAGTGGACCGCCGGCGTGTTCGCGCGCGATCCCGACGACGGCCAGGCGCGCTGGTTCTACCAATTCAGCCCGCACGACCTGTTCGACTACGACGCGATCAACGAGAGCCTGCTGCTGGAGCTGTCCATCGCCGGCAAGCCGCGCAAGGTGCTGGTGCGGCCGGAACGCAACGGCTTCGTCTACGTGCTGGACCGCGCCAGCGGCGAGGTGTTGTCGGCCGACGCGTTCGGCCCGGTCACCGCGATCGACCGCATCGACCTGCGCAGTGGCCGCCCGCACTACGTGGCCGACCGGCAGCCGCGCAACGGCAAGGCGGTGCGGCAGGTGTGCCCGGCTTCGACCGGGATGAAGGACTGGAACCCCTCGGCATTTTCGCCGCGTACCGGCCTGGTCTACATCCCGCACAACAACCTGTGCATGGACTGGCTGGCCAGCGAGGTCAACTACATCGCCGGCACGCCGTACCTGGGCGCCGAGTCGCGCATGTACGCCGGACCTGGCGGCAACCGCGGCGCGTTCACCGCGTGGGATCCGCAGGCGCGGCGAATCGCCTGGCAGGTCAAGGAGGACCTGCCGGTGTGGAGCGGCGCACTGGCCACGGCCGGCGACCTGGTGTTCTACGGCACCATGGACGGCTGGTTCAAGGCGGTGGACGCGCGCAGCGGCAAGACCCTGTGGCAGTTCAAGACCGACTCGGGAATCATCGGCCAGCCGGTCAGCTACCGCGGCCCGGACGGGCGCCAGTACGTGGCGGTGCTGTCGGGTGTCGGCGGCTGGGCCGGGGCCATCGTGGTCAACAACCTCGACCCGCGCGATGCCACTGCCGGCGGCGGCTGGGCCAGCGCGGTGGGCGACCTGAAGCAGCGCAGCAATGCCGGGGGCACGCTGTATGTGTTCGCGTTGCCTCGCTAG
- a CDS encoding c-type cytochrome, with protein sequence MCSRCLASVVLAALLAGASGCERERREYHSTPAGSNPQPALTSFQPGGAPLAPAPTALGRHYQDNAFHIGQGGRLFRSYNCNGCHGAGGGAIGPALMDAQWRYGGSIEQIHASIVDGRPNGMPAWRGKLTDEQAWQLAAYVSALAGNVSKAAAPSRRDALSATPPLTQLPAQPTQPGDASAQQPPPQ encoded by the coding sequence ATGTGTTCGCGTTGCCTCGCTAGCGTGGTGCTGGCGGCACTGCTCGCCGGCGCGAGCGGTTGCGAGCGCGAGCGGCGCGAGTATCACAGCACTCCGGCCGGCAGCAACCCGCAGCCGGCGCTGACCAGTTTCCAGCCCGGCGGTGCGCCGCTTGCGCCGGCGCCGACCGCGCTCGGCCGCCATTACCAGGACAACGCCTTCCATATCGGCCAGGGCGGCCGGCTGTTCCGCAGCTACAACTGCAACGGCTGCCATGGCGCCGGCGGCGGCGCGATCGGTCCGGCGTTGATGGATGCGCAGTGGCGCTACGGCGGCAGTATCGAGCAGATCCACGCCAGCATCGTCGATGGCCGCCCGAACGGCATGCCGGCGTGGCGCGGTAAGCTGACCGACGAGCAGGCCTGGCAACTGGCCGCCTATGTCAGCGCGCTGGCCGGCAACGTCTCCAAGGCCGCAGCGCCGAGCCGGCGCGATGCGCTGAGCGCGACGCCGCCGCTGACCCAACTGCCGGCGCAGCCCACGCAGCCGGGCGACGCCTCCGCGCAGCAACCGCCGCCGCAATGA
- a CDS encoding quinoprotein dehydrogenase-associated putative ABC transporter substrate-binding protein encodes MTARRHALSLGLACLLALPTLSARELRVCADPNNLPFSDRDLSGLENRLMQLLARDLGAELRYTWWPQRRGALRNTLGAGRCDIVPGIASGSDAVATTRPYYTTRYAFVARRGSRWAGVAWFDDPRLRNASIGVQLVGDDGANPPPAHALAQRGLAPQLRGFMVYGDYAQHAPQAQIVDAVATGRIDVAVVWGPTAGYFSARHGQALQVTPVAFAQDGAQAPMRFAIAIGVRRGDEALRRELDAALQRHTEDIARLLRDYQVPVEPADAAGAATPTR; translated from the coding sequence GTGACGGCGCGCCGGCACGCGCTGTCGCTCGGCTTGGCCTGCCTGCTGGCGCTGCCGACGCTGTCGGCGCGCGAGTTGCGCGTCTGCGCCGATCCCAACAACCTGCCGTTTTCCGACCGGGACCTGAGCGGCCTGGAGAATCGCCTGATGCAACTGCTGGCGCGCGACCTTGGCGCCGAGCTTCGCTACACCTGGTGGCCGCAGCGGCGCGGCGCGCTGCGCAATACGCTCGGTGCCGGGCGGTGCGACATCGTTCCCGGTATCGCAAGCGGGTCCGATGCCGTGGCCACCACTCGGCCGTACTACACCACGCGCTACGCCTTCGTCGCACGCCGCGGCAGCCGCTGGGCCGGCGTCGCCTGGTTCGACGATCCGCGCCTGCGTAATGCCAGCATCGGCGTGCAACTGGTCGGCGACGACGGGGCCAATCCGCCGCCGGCGCATGCGTTGGCGCAACGCGGCCTGGCCCCGCAGCTGCGCGGTTTCATGGTCTACGGCGACTATGCGCAGCACGCACCGCAGGCGCAGATCGTCGACGCGGTCGCCACCGGGCGCATCGACGTGGCGGTGGTGTGGGGGCCGACGGCCGGCTACTTCTCCGCGCGCCATGGCCAGGCGCTGCAGGTGACGCCGGTGGCGTTCGCCCAGGACGGCGCGCAGGCACCGATGCGCTTCGCCATCGCGATCGGCGTGCGTCGCGGCGATGAGGCGTTGCGGCGCGAGCTCGACGCCGCACTGCAACGCCACACCGAGGACATTGCCCGGTTGCTGCGCGATTATCAGGTACCGGTAGAGCCGGCAGACGCCGCCGGGGCGGCGACACCGACGCGATGA
- the ctaD gene encoding cytochrome c oxidase subunit I has protein sequence MNAAQHEQLQRSWADRPGLVGWLSTVDHKRVARRYIATAFVFFLLAGVLALLMRAQLAYPELRLIGPDRYNQMFSLHGSAMMFLFAVPIMEAVAVYVVPLMLGTRNIAFPRLNAFSYWVYLFGGIMIFAAFVFDVGPEAGWTGYVPLASSDFSPGKRTDFWAQMITFTEVAGLCVAVELVATIMTQRAPGMTLARMPLFVWSMLVTSLMVIFAMPSVMLASTFLITDRLVGTQFYNAAEGGDPLLWQHLFWFFGHPEVYIIFMPALGMISSIVETFARRPIFGYTPMVLALVATGFLAFGLWVHHMFAAGLPPLGNSFYTAASMLIAVPSGIQIFCWIATLATGRPRLAVPLLFVLGFFALFVLGGLSGVMLASVPLDLQVHDTYFVVAHFHYVLIGGALFPLLGAVYFWFPKIAGRLLSERLGRWQFWLLFAGFNLTFFPMHYLGLLGMPRRVYTYPRGLGWDAYNLMSSIGAYVIALSFVLMLVNIARALRRGEAAPDDPWQAPDLSWATASPPPAYNFAAVPAVSSRHPLWADAAGTPSADLPVLSGVRSDRREVLLTTPVDAVPANRWAMPDPTPWPLWSALALTLVFVWSIFDQWGVVWGAIPVAVAMTAWFWPKRSEPSLGGDA, from the coding sequence ATGAACGCCGCCCAGCACGAGCAGTTGCAGCGCAGCTGGGCCGACCGCCCGGGGCTGGTCGGCTGGCTGAGCACGGTCGACCACAAGCGCGTGGCGCGCCGCTACATCGCCACCGCCTTCGTGTTCTTCCTGCTGGCCGGCGTGCTGGCGCTGTTGATGCGTGCGCAACTGGCGTATCCCGAGCTGCGCCTGATCGGTCCGGACCGCTACAACCAGATGTTCTCGCTGCACGGCTCGGCGATGATGTTCCTGTTCGCGGTGCCGATCATGGAAGCGGTGGCGGTGTACGTGGTGCCGCTGATGCTGGGCACGCGCAACATCGCCTTCCCGCGGCTCAACGCCTTCAGCTACTGGGTCTACCTGTTCGGCGGAATCATGATCTTCGCCGCGTTCGTGTTCGACGTCGGCCCGGAAGCGGGCTGGACCGGCTACGTGCCGCTGGCGTCGTCGGATTTCTCGCCGGGCAAGCGCACCGACTTCTGGGCGCAGATGATCACCTTCACCGAAGTCGCCGGGCTGTGCGTGGCGGTGGAACTGGTGGCCACGATCATGACCCAGCGCGCGCCGGGCATGACCCTGGCGCGGATGCCGCTGTTCGTCTGGTCGATGCTGGTGACCAGCCTGATGGTGATCTTCGCGATGCCCTCGGTGATGCTGGCCAGCACCTTCCTGATCACCGACCGTCTGGTCGGCACCCAGTTCTACAACGCCGCCGAGGGCGGCGACCCGCTGCTGTGGCAGCACCTGTTCTGGTTCTTCGGCCACCCGGAGGTCTACATCATCTTCATGCCGGCGCTGGGGATGATCTCCAGCATCGTCGAGACGTTCGCGCGGCGGCCGATCTTCGGTTACACGCCGATGGTGCTGGCGCTGGTGGCGACCGGCTTCCTGGCCTTCGGGCTGTGGGTGCACCACATGTTCGCCGCCGGCCTGCCGCCGCTGGGAAACAGCTTCTACACCGCCGCCAGCATGCTGATCGCGGTGCCCAGCGGCATCCAGATCTTCTGCTGGATCGCGACCCTGGCCACCGGCCGGCCGCGGCTGGCGGTGCCGTTGCTGTTCGTGCTGGGCTTCTTCGCGCTGTTCGTGCTCGGCGGGCTGAGCGGGGTGATGCTGGCCTCGGTGCCGCTGGACCTGCAGGTGCACGATACCTATTTCGTGGTCGCGCACTTCCACTACGTGCTGATCGGCGGCGCCCTGTTCCCGCTGCTGGGCGCGGTGTACTTCTGGTTCCCGAAGATCGCCGGGCGGCTGCTGAGCGAGCGCCTGGGCCGCTGGCAGTTCTGGCTGCTGTTCGCCGGCTTCAACCTGACGTTCTTTCCGATGCACTACCTCGGCCTGCTCGGCATGCCGCGGCGGGTCTACACCTATCCGCGCGGACTGGGCTGGGACGCGTACAACCTGATGTCCAGCATCGGCGCATACGTGATCGCGCTGAGCTTCGTGCTGATGCTGGTCAACATCGCGCGTGCGCTGCGCCGCGGCGAAGCGGCGCCGGACGATCCATGGCAGGCGCCGGACCTGAGCTGGGCCACCGCCAGCCCGCCGCCGGCGTACAACTTCGCCGCGGTGCCGGCCGTGTCCAGCCGGCATCCGCTGTGGGCCGATGCCGCAGGCACGCCGAGCGCGGACCTGCCGGTGCTCAGCGGCGTGCGCAGCGATCGCCGCGAAGTGCTGCTGACCACGCCGGTGGACGCCGTGCCGGCGAACCGCTGGGCGATGCCCGATCCGACCCCATGGCCGCTGTGGTCCGCGCTGGCGCTGACCCTGGTGTTCGTGTGGTCGATCTTCGACCAATGGGGCGTGGTGTGGGGCGCGATTCCGGTGGCGGTGGCGATGACCGCCTGGTTCTGGCCCAAGCGCTCCGAGCCCAGCCTGGGAGGCGATGCGTGA